The segment TTAAGCCGATCTTCAAACGGCCCCCTTAAGTTGCAGCTATCGGACGGGACACAAGTTTCGTCGAATAAGTGTCGATAAAAACGACAACAGGGGAAGTGTCATGATGAAAGCCGTCGCAACTGCGGCAGATACCGCAGAGCGCGTTTCCGGCCCGCAGGGTTCGGTGCAGTCGCTCTATCTGGAAGCATTGACTCTGGTGGAACGGCTGCATCGCCGTCTCCTCGACGTCATCAAGGACGAGTTCGATCGCCGCGGCCGCGCCGACATCAATTCAGTGCAGGCACTGCTGCTCTACAACATCGGCGACAAGGAGCTGACTGCGGGCGAGCTGCGCACGCGCGGTTACTATCTCGGCTCCAACGTCTCCTACAATCTGAAGAAGCTCGTCGAGCTCGGCTTCCTCGATCATCAGCGCTCGCGCGTCGATCGCCGCTCGGTGCGCATCCGCCTGACGCCGCAGGGCCAGGAAGTCCGCCGCATCGTCGACTCGCTCTACCAGAAGCACGTCAAGACCGTGGAACAGGTCGGCGGCATCTCGGGCGAGGAGTTCTCGACCCTCAACAAGTCGCTGCACCGCCTCGAGCGGTTCTGGACCGACCAGATCCTGTATCGGCTCTGAGTTTTCCAAAGGGATCAAGGCCAAGCCGGCCCGCAACAAGACCGGCAAGCCGTCCCTAAAGTACCTGCCGAACGTGCCTGACTTCCCCAAGCGCGCCGGTCCGGCTTTGCCCGGACCGGTGCGTTTTGTCGTTTCGCGCTTGCGAAAAAATCTCCCCGCTGGAGGGAACCCGTTCCCAGCGTCGCACTTATCTCTCTGGATCGGAGGATGCGATGCTGGTCGAACGCGGGTTGCAGGCTATGAACGTGGAGCTTGTGAGCGATGCTTACGCGATCGCCGCGAATTATCTCCGCCGTTCCGGCGCGATCCCCGACACGCTCGTCACCAATGAGCGCCTGCTCGAGATCGTCATCCAGCTGCTCCAGCACCGTGAGTTCAACAAGATCAGGCTCGCCAACAAGGCGATCGCCAGGTTCGAGGCCCAGTCCGGGGCGAGAGCGGTTGCCTGATCGAAATTTCCAACATCGCCAAGACCCAGAGGATGCCATGGACGCCGCCATCGACCGCATCATGCAGACCTATGACCTGCTCGCCAACCGCACGTCCGCGGCGAGCGCGGAGGCGCGCGCCAAGGTGACCAACTACCTCAACACGCTGATGGAAGCCGGCGAGAAGGACCCCCACAGGTTGACGGTCTGCGGCCTGACCTATCTGCGTCAGCTCGACGGCAGCGTCGACCCGGTAAAGGCGGGGTATACCGGGCTGTAGACGAGAGACGGCCAGGCGGCCGCGAGACCAACAGTGCCGATTGTTACCGATACGCTGGTCCGGCGGCCCGATCCAGGGCGTCCGCCGGGCGAGTCCCGCAGGCCGACGGGGCTCCAAATCCCCGCGATCCCCACCATATCTGGCATAATTGCCACGCCCAACCCGCAAATGCTTGGCCGGGGCGGGGTGATGTGGTAAGTCGCCATCGCTTCCGATCGCCACACCAGACCTGCCCGTAGCCCGCCAAAAGGCTGCGGCGGTGGAGATATTCGCCGATGACCTCTTCCAGCGCCAAAACCGCCTCCGCGCCCGATTCGTTTTTCACCGCCTCGCTCGTTGATGCCGATCCGGAGATCGCCGCCGCGATCAAGGGTGAGCTCGGCCGGCAGCGTCACGAGGTCGAGCTGATCGCCTCCGAGAACATCGTCAGCCGGGCTGTGCTGGAAGCGCAGGGTTCGGTGATGACCAACAAATACGCGGAAGGTTATCCGGGCGCACGCTACTACGGCGGTTGTGAGTGGGTCGACGTCGCCGAGAACCTCGCGATCGATCGCGCCAAGAAGCTGTTCGGCGCCAACTTCGCCAATGTCCAGCCGAACTCGGGCAGCCAGATGAACCAGGCGGTGTTCCTGGCACTGCTCCAGCCCGGCGACACCTTCATGGGCCTCGACCTCGCGGCCGGCGGCCATCTCACCCATGGCTCGCCGGTCAACATGAGCGGCAAATGGTTCAAGGCTGCGCACTACACCGTGCGCCGCGAGGACCAGATCATCGACATGGACACGGTGCAGAAGCAGGCTGAAGAGATCAAGCCGAAGCTGATCATTGCCGGCGGCTCGGCCTATTCGCGCGCCTGGGACTTCAAGCGTTTCCGCGAGATCGCCGACTCGGTCGGCGCCTACCTGCTGGTCGACATGGCGCACTTCGCCGGCCTCGTCGCCGGCGGCGTGCACGCCTCGCCCGTGCCCTATGCGCACGTCACTACCACCACGACGCACAAATCGCTGCGCGGTCCCCGTGGCGGCCTGATGCTGTGGAATGACGAGACGCTGACCAAGAAGCTCAACTCGGCGATCTTCCCGGGCCTCCAGGGCGGCCCGCTGATGCATGTGATCGCGGCCAAGGCGGTCGCGTTCGGCGAGGCGCTGCGTCCGGACTTCAAGCTCTACGCCAAGAACGTCGTCGAGAATGCCAAGGCGCTCGCCGAGACGCTGCGCGGCCACGGGCTCGACATTGTTTCCGGCGGCACTGACAACCATCTGATGCTGGTCGATCTGCGTCCGAAGGGGCTGAAGGGCAACGCCTCGGAGAAGGCGCTGGTGCGTGCCGCCATCACCTGCAACAAGAACGGCATTCCGTTCGACCCCGAGTCACCCTTCGTCACCTCCGGGATTCGGCTCGGCACCCCGGCTGCGACCACCCGCGGCTTTGGCGTCGCCGAATTCCAGCAGGTCGGCGGCATGATCGCCGAGGTCCTGAACGCGATCGCGCAATCCTCCGACGGCAAGGCACCGCTGGTGGAAGCCGCAATCAAGGAACGGGTCAAGGCACTCACCGACCGGTTCCCGATCTATCAGTAAGGCCAAGGTACACGGATGCGCTGCCCGAACTGCAACAGTCTCGATACGCAGGTAAAGGACTCGCGTCCGACCGAGGACTCTTCCGTGATCCGCAGGCGGCGCGTGTGCGTCGCCTGCAATTTCCGCTTCACCACCTTCGAGCGCGTGCAGCTGCGCGAGCTCACGGTGATCAAGCGCAACGGCCGCCGCGTGCCGTTCGACCGCGACAAGCTGATGCGCTCGGTGTCGATCTCCTTGCGCAAGCGGCAGGTCGAGCCGGAGCGGGTGGAGAAGATGGTCTCCACCATCGTGCGCGAGCTCGAGACCGGGGGCGAAGCCGAGATCTCGTCCGAGGTGATCGGCGAGACCGTGATGGAGCATCTGCGCACACTCGACGACGTCGCTTATGTGCGCTTTGCCTCGGTCTACCGCAACTTCCGCGAGGCCAAGGATTTCGCCGAGGTACTCGGCGAGCTCTCCGGTGAGGAGGAAGCGCGGCTCGCCGCGATCCGCAAATGATCTTCCGCATCCTGGAGGATCAGTTCGCGCAGAAGGCCCGCGAGTCCAAGGATGCCGATCGCCGCTTCATGCAGCTTGCCCTGGCGTTGGGCAAGCGCGGGCAGGGGCGCACCTGGCCCAATCCGGCCGTCGGCGCTGTGATCGTGAAAGATGGCGTGATTGTCGGCCGCGGCTGGACTCAGCCGGGAGGGCGACCGCATGCCGAGCCTGAAGCGTTACGACGGGCAGGCGAGGCAGCGCGCGGCGCCACGCTCTACGTCACGCTCGAACCCTGCTCGCATTTCGGCAAGTCGCCGCCTTGTGCGGATGCGGTGATCGCGGCCGGCATCAAGCGGGTGGTGGCGGCGATCGAGGATCCCAATCCGGAAGTGGCTGGGCAGGGCCATGCGCGGCTGCGCGCTGCGGGTATTGCGGTGGAAGTGGGCCCGTGCGCGACCGAGGCCGCCTTCGACCACGCCGGCCATTTTCGCCGCATCCGCGATCACCGGCCTCATGTGATCCTGAAGCTCGCGGTCTCGCCCGACGGCAAGATCGGCGCAGCCGGCGGCAAGCCGGTTGCCGTCACCGGCGAGGCCGTGCGCAACCGCGTGCATCTTTTGCGCGCCTCGAGCGATGCCATCCTGGTTGGTGCCGGTACGGTGCTTGCCGATGATCCGGAGCTCACCTGCCGTCTGCCGGGCATGGCGGCGCGTTCGCCGGTGCGGATTGTGCTCGACCAGAGCCTGCGTATTCCGGCATCGAGCAAGCTCGTGCAATCTGCCCGCGAGACGCCTCTCTGGGTGGTGGCGTCCGAGCTTGCAGAGGCCGCGTCCGTCACGCGGCTTGGCGCCGCAGGCGCGCAGATCATCCGCGTACCGCCGGGGGCCGCCTCGGGGCTCGATCTTCCGGCCGTGCTGCATGCGCTATTCGAAAAGGGCATCACGCGGCTGATGGTCGAGGGCGGCAGTCGCGTCGCGGCATCATTCGTCGCGTCCGATCTCGTCGACGAGATCTGGCTGTTCCGCGGAGCGGAAGAGGTGGGCGCAGACGGCGTCGATGCGCTCGATGCATTGCCCCTGTCGAAAATCACGCAGTCGCAGGTCTACAAGGTTCATGCTAGCGAAACGTTCGACAAGGATACTCTCACCATCTACGAGCGCGCCTAGCATGTTCACCGGCATTGTCACCGATATCGGCGAGATCGTCAGCTTTACGCCTGTGGCGCAGGGCCAGCTGCACCGGCTGCGCATCGCCTGCCGCTACGATCAGACCACTATTGCCGACGGCGCCTCGATCGCCAGCAACGGCGTGTGCCTGACCGTGGTTGCCTCCGGCGTCGCAGGCGGTAAGGATTCTACTCAAAAGACCTGGTATGACGTCGATGCGGCCGCCGAGACGCTGGCACTGACGACGGCAAAGCACTGGAAGCTGGGCACCAAGCTCAATCTCGAGCGTGCGCTCAAGATCGGCGACGAACTCGGCGGTCACATCGTCGCCGGCCATGCGGACGGGATCGCGACTATCGTCAGCCGCGAGGACCTGCCGGACATGGCGCGGTTCGAGCTCTCGACGACGCGGGAGCTGGCGCGCTTCATCGCCACCAAGGGCTCGATCACGCTCGATGGCGTGTCGCTCACGGTCAATACGGTGAAGGATGTGACCTTTTCGGTGCTGATCATCCCGCATACGCTCACTGTCACGACGATCGGCAGCTGGAAAGCGGGCGCCGAGGTCAATATCGAGGTCGATCTGATGGCCCGCTACGCGGCGCGGCTCACGGAAATGAAATGACCGGCAGAGCCGGCCCGAAATGACAGTGTCTTTGAACTTGGCTTACTGGCTGGCGGCGACTACATAGCGCCGACCCCAGTAGAACGGATTGAACGATGGCTGACGCACGGCGTGCACCTCTGAAGGACCAGACCGACATTTCCGGCGCGCGCGCGCTGATTGTCGAGGCGCGGTTCTATGACGATCTCCAGGACGCGCTGCTGGACGGCGCGGTGGCCGAGCTGAAGGCGGCCGGCCTGACCCATGACGTCGTCACGGTTCCCGGCGCGCTGGAGATCCCGGCCGCGGTCGCCATCGCTGTCGATGCGGCTGCGGCGAACGGCAGGCCCTACGATGCGGTGATCGCGCTCGGCTGCGTCATTCGTGGCGATACCATTCATTTCGAGATCGTCTCGCAGGAATCCTCGCGCGCGCTGATGGATCTTGCGGTGGCGCGAAAGCTGCCGCTCGGCAACGGCATCCTCACCGTCAACAATGAGGACCAGGCTTGGGCGCGGGCACGCGCGAGCGAGCTGAACAAGGGCGGCGATGCCGCTCGGGCCGCGATCGCGATGCTGCGCATCAAACGCCGCCTGACGCGGGCCTGAGCCATGGCTGACAGCAGGAAACCGGCGGGGCTCACGGAGAAGAAAGCGAACCGGCGCGGTGCAGCGCGGCTCGCGGCCGTGCAGGCGCTCTACCAGATGGACATTGCGGGCGCCGGCATCAACGACATCTTTGCCGAGTTCGAGAGCCACTGGCTCGGCAACGAGGTCGAGGGCGACACCTACCTGCCAGCCGAAGCCGCGTTCTTCCGCGACGTCGTCTCCGGCGTCGTGCGCGACCAGAAGAAGCTCGATCCGCTGATCGATGAGGCGCTGTCCAAGGGCTGGCCGCTGAAGCGCATCGAGGCGATTTTACGCGCGGTATTGCGGGCCGGAGCCTATGAGCTCCAGCACCGCAAGGACGTGCCGGGTCGCGTCGTGGTGTCCGAATATGTCGACGTCGCCAACGCCTTCGTCGACCGCGAGGAGACCGGTATGGTCAACGCGGTGCTCGATCAGATCGGCCGCCAGTTTCGCGGCGACGAGTTCGGGCGGGGGTAGGACGACGCCGGAGGTTGGGGCTGACATTGATGACCACTCCGCAAAATCCTTCCGGCGAAGATTCCCTCATCGCGCTCTATTTCAAGCCGCTTGCGACCGATCCCGGTGCGTTTGGCCTGGTCGATGATGCCGCGATCCTCTCCTCGGCTGGCGAGGACATCGTCGTCACCACCGACGCGGTGGTCGAGGGTGTGCATTATCTTGCCACCGATCCCCCCGACAGCATCGCCCGCAAGGCGCTGCGGGTGAACCTGTCCGATCTCGCTGCGAAGGGCGCAGAGCCTGCGGGCTTTGTGCTGACGCTGGCGCTGCGCAGCAAGGAGGATGCCTGGCTCCGGCCGTTCGCGGATGCGCTCGGCAAGGACGCAAAGACCTTCGCGTGCCCGCTGCTTGGCGGCGATACCGTGTCGACGCCGGGCCCGCAGATGATCTCGATCACCGCCTTCGGCCGGGTGCCAAAGGGCCGAATGATCGGTCGCACCGGCGCGCGGCCGGGTGACCTTATCCTGGTGACGGGGACGATCGGCGATGCCGCGCTTGGTCTCGACGTGCTGACGGGAGGTGCGGCGGCGGGAGCGGTCGCGTCTGATCCCGCTGCAAGGGATGCGTTGATCTCGCGCTATCGTATTCCGCAGCCCCGCAACGCGCTGGCGCAGGCCGTGCGCGACCATGCGACGGCCGCGATGGATGTCTCCGACGGGCTCGCCGGCGATCTGACAAAGCTCTGCGCTGCGTCGGGAGTTTCAGCCACGGTGGAGGTAGCGAGCGTGCCGCTCTCAACCGCAGCGAGAGACCTCGTCGCGCGCAATGCCGTTTGCGTTGAGACGCTGCTTGCCGGTGGCGACGATTACGAGGTGCTGTGCACCGTTTCGCCGGCGCAGAGCGATGCGCTGATTGCCGCGGGGCAGGCGGTTGGCGTCGCCGTCACGGCGATCGGCACCATCGTCGAGGGCCGCGAACGGCCGCGCTTCCTGGACGGGCAGGGGCAGGAACTGGCTTTGAAGCGGCTGTCCTACAGCCACTTCTAGGAATTGCTCCAAACCGACGTTCGCTCTCAGGACCAAAGGTTTGGGACTAGTCCTAAATACCTGCCAAGATCGGCTTTTTCGGCCTTATCCGGCGTTGCACCCTCAATTTGATTTTGGCAAGCTCGCGACCGACTGAGGCCGTCCCTTCGGGCGAGGGGCGGCCTTGTTCAAAATCAAGGCGCCGCACCGCACGACGGACAACAAAAGGCGCCGGGGGTACGTACATCAAGGATCTGAGGCAAAAAATCACATGACAGCATTATGGTTGATAGTGCTCTGCGGAGTGCTTTCCGTCGTCTACGCGATTTGGGCGACGTCTTCGGTGTTGAGCGCGGATGCGGGGTCGCCGCGCATGCAGGAGATCGCGGGAGCGGTGCGTGAAGGCGCACAGGCTTATCTGCGGCGTCAATACACCACGATCGGCATCGTCGGCATCGTCATCTTCGTGCTGCTCGTCTATTTCCTCGGGCTTTACGTCGCGATCGGTTTTGCCGTCGGCGCCATCCTGTCAGGCGCCGCCGGCTTCATCGGCATGAACGTCTCGGTCCGCGCCAATGTGCGCACTGCGCAGGCCGCGACGACGTCGCTTGCCGGCGGCCTCGAGCTCGCCTTCAAGGCGGGCGCGATCACCGGCATGCTGGTGGCGGGTCTGGCGCTGCTCGGCGTCACGCTCTATTTCGGCTTCCTGGTCTATTCGCTGAAGCTCGCGCCCGACAGCCGTGTCGTGGTCGACGCCATGGTGGCGCTCGGCTTCGGCGCCTCGCTGATCTCGATCTTCGCCCGTCTCGGCGGCGGCATCTTCACCAAGGGTGCGGACGTCGGCGGCGACCTCGTGGGCAAGGTCGAGGCCGGCATTCCCGAGGACGATCCGCGCAACCCGGCCACCATCGCCGACAACGTCGGCGACAATGTCGGCGACTGCGCCGGTATGGCCGCCGACCTGTTCGAGACCTATGCGGTGACCGCGGTCGCGACCATGGTGCTCGCGGCGATCTTCTTCGCCAAGACGCCGATCCTTATGAACATGATGACGCTGCCGCTCGCCATCGGCGGCATCTGCATCATCACCTCGATCATCGGCACTTTCTTCGTCAAGCTCGGGCCGAGCCAATCGATCATGGGCGCGCTCTACAAAGGCCTGATCGCAACCGGCGTGCTGTCGCTGATCGGCATCGCCGGGGTGATCTACACCTTGATCGGTTTCAGCAAGCTCGATGGCGTCGAGTTTACCGGCATGGCGCTGTTCGAATGCGGCGTGGTCGGCCTCGTCGTCACCGCGCTGATCATCTGGATCACCGAGTACTACACCGGCACCGACTATCGCCCGGTGAAGTCGATCGCCCAGGCCTCGGTGACCGGTCACGGCACCAACGTGATCCAGGGCCTCGCCGTCTCGATGGAGGCGACCGCGCTGCCCGCACTCGTCATCATCGCCGGCATCCTCGTCACCTACAGCCTGGCCGGCCTGTTCGGCATCGCGATCGCCACCGCCACCATGCTGGCGCTCGCCGGCATGGTCGTGGCCCTCGACGCCTTCGGCCCGGTGACCGACAACGCCGGCGGCATCGCCGAAATGGCAGGCCTGCCCAAGGAGGTGCGCAAGTCGACCGACGCACTCGACGCGGTCGGCAATACCACCAAGGCGGTGACCAAGGGCTACGCGATCGGCTCCGCCGGTCTCGGCGCGCTGGTGCTGTTTGCGGCCTACAACCAGGACCTCAAGTTCTTCATCGCCGACTCGGCGAACCACGTCTACTTCAAGGGGGTCAATCCGGACTTCTCGCTCAACAACCCCTACGTTGTTGTTGGCCTCTTGTTCGGTGGCCTGCTGCCGTATCTGTTCGGCGCGATGGGCATGACGGCGGTGGGACGCGCGGCCAGCGCCATCGTCGAGGAGGTGCGCCGGCAGTTCCGCGAGAAGCCGGGCATCATGCAGGGCACCGACAAGCCGGATTACGGCAAGGCGGTCGACCTGCTCACCAAGGCGGCGATCAAGGAGATGATCATCCCCTCGCTGCTTCCGGTGCTGTCGCCGATCGTCGTCTACTTCCTGATCTACGCCATCGCCGGTGGCGGCGCGGCCGGCAAGTCGGCGGCGTTCTCGGCGGTGGGCGCGATGCTGCTCGGGGTGATCGTGACCGGCCTGTTCGTCGCGATCTCGATGACCTCGGGCGGCGGCGCCTGGGACAACGCCAAGAAGTACATCGAGGACGGCCATTTCGGCGGCAAGGGTTCCGATGCCCACAAGTCGGCGGTGACCGGCGACACCGTCGGCGATCCCTACAAGGACACGGCGGGACCGGCGGTGAACCCGATGATCAAGATCACCAACATCGTGGCCCTGCTGCTGCTGGCGATCCTGGCGCACTGAGCTGGGACAACAACGCAAGACAAAACCCCGCGGCACGAGCCGCGGGGTTTTTGTTTGGAGCGTCGCTACGCTCGCAATGACGGAGACGCCACCTACTGCACATCCATTTGCAGCCCTTCCTTCTGGATGATGCCGGCGAACTTCTTCGTCTCGGCGTCAACGAAGTCGGCAAACTGCTGCGGCGTTCCGTAGTCGGCGCGGGCGCCCATCGCGGCGATCTGCTTCTTCATGTCGTCGCGCTCCAGCATCGCCTTGACCTGGAGATTGAGCGCCTCGAGAACGGGGGCTGGAACGCCCTTGGGCAGAAAAACCGAGAACCAGGATGATACGTCGAAGTTCGCGAGCTCTGGCGCGCTCTCGCGCATGGTCGGCAGGCTCAGTGCGAGCTCGCTGCGCTCGGTGGTGGTGACGCAGAGCCCGTTGAGCGTGCCGTTCTGGACCTGCGGCAGGCTCGGATAGAGATTGTCGAACAGGATCTGGATGTCGCCAGCAAGGGCGGCCTGCAGCGCAGGGCCGGCGCCGCGGAACGGGATGTGCGTCATCTTCAGCCCGGTGAGCTGGAGGAACCAGGCGCCGGTGAGGTGAGGGCTCTGACCGACGCCTGACGAGGCGTAGCTGAGCTTGTCCGGATTGGCCTTGAGATAGGCGATCAGCTCGGCGACCGATTTGATGCCGGTCTTCGGATGCGCCGAGACGATGTTCGGGATCCGGATCATGTTGGAGACTGGCTGGAGCTGGTCCGGCTTGTAGCTGAGGTTCTTGAAGATGCTGTAGGCGATCGCGTTCGGACCGGGATTGCCGATCAGGATAGTGTGGCCGTCAGGCTTCGAGCGCACCACCTCGGCCGTGCCGATCGTGCCACCGCCGCCGGAGCGGTTTTCCACGACAGCCGTTTGGCCCCAGGCGGTTTGCAGATGGGCGGCGAGCAGTCGGCCCATTACGTCGGTCGAGCCGCCGGCCGCAGCCGGCACGATGACGCGGACATTTTCGGTCGGCTTCCAGTCCGCCAGACTCGATCGCGGCAGGACGGCTGCCGCCGAAAGACCGGCAACGCCGGCGAGCACGCGACGACGGGACAGAAATCTTGTCTGCAATGTCTCGGGCACGAATCCACTCCCTGCTTCTTGTTTTGCAGGGAGCCTATGGAACCGGGCCCACAACGGCAAGTCGCGCGCGACGGCACGTGCCGCGCGGATAGCGGCACGACGCCGCAGGCCGAAAAGTCGCCGCAAGACCTCAGTTGAAGCTGAGCAGCTTGAACAGCGGCGCGAGGTAGCTCATCTCCTGACCCGACGTCGGCGTGGTCCGGCTAATGAAGTCGAAGATCTTGCCGTCCTGGAGACCGTAATTCGCAAGCCGGCGCACGCGCCGGTTCTTGTCGAAATAGATCGCGATCACGCGCTGGTCGACCAGCTTCTGGTCCATGAAGGCGACGATGCGCTCGGAGCGCTGCGAGATGTAGTAGAACACCTCGCCGTCGAGGGTGGCGACAGTGGAGGGCGTGCCCATCACGATCAGAACCTGATCCTGGCTCGCGCCGATCGGAATCTGCTCGAGCGCCCCCGGCGGCAGGATGTAGCCTTTCTGGAATTGCTCACCGGTGCAGCCAGTAAGTGCTGCGCCGACCAGGGTGGCGGCCGCGAGCATGCGCAGGCCGCGCCAGCGCAAATTCAAGCCGCGCCAGCCGAAATTCATGGCGCGCCAGCGCGAATGGAGGCCGCGCGGTCTGACGGCGCGCAGGCGGGTCTGGGTCGTTATGGTCATTGCGGAACTGATTCCGTCCCCTTGCGTCGCGCGAGGCGCTGAAGTACCGGGCGGAGGCTCTGAATGCAACTCGCGCGCGCCCGCTTGCGGAAACCACAATGCTTTGGCCGTTCAATCACTTCAGGAAACCCCGGCTAGCCCCGGCCGGCACCATTGAGGCCATCTATGGCATGATCGTGACGCAGGCACGAGAACCCATATTTTACCGGGACTTGGGCGTGCCGGATACGGTTAATGGCCGTTTCGACCTGTTGCTGCTGCACCTCTGGCTGTTGCTGCGGCGCCTGCGGACCGCCCAGGGCGGCGTGGAGCTGTCGCAGGCCCTGTTTGATCGCTTCTGCGAGGATATGGACGACAATCTGCGCGAGATGGGCGTGGGCGACCAGACGGTCCCGAAGCGGATGCGGGCCTTTGGCGAGGCCTTTTACGGCCGCGTTCAGGCCTATGACCAAGCCATCGATGCCGGCGCCGAAGCGCTGGCGCAGGCGATCCGCAAGAATATCTTGAACGGCGCCGGGATGGATCACGCGCTGCGGCTTGCAGCTTACGCGGCGGCCGCCGAGGCTGATCTTGGCCGCACCGATGAGCCCGCGCTGCTGCGCGGATCCTTCAAATTTCCCGCGCCGCCTCGTGGGAAGGAGACGCCATGAATCGACCGACGACAGGATCCGCATCCGACCCCTGGCGCTCGCCCGTGACGGTCGCCCAGATTCCCGACACCGGCCTGCACCGTGAGCTCGAGGCCTCGGCTGCCGAGCGTCGGGCCATGGCCGATCTCGCGGGGGTGCGCGACATCCTGTCGGCCCATGCCGACTTCGACGTCGTGCCGAAGAGCGGCGGCAGAGTGCATGTCACAGGCCATGTCCGTGCACTGATCGGCCAGACCTGCGTTGTCACGCTCGATCCGATCGAGAACGAGATCGACGAGGAGATCGACCTGACATTCGCGCCCGAGGCCGAAGCGCGGCGACTGGCCGATTTGATCGAGGAGGGGCAGGACGACCAGAATCCGCCTGATGTCGCCGATCCGCCGGAGGCGATCGTCAACGGCATCATCGACCTCGGCAGGCTTGCCACTGATGCGCTGTTCCTGGCGATCGATCCCTATCCGCGCAAGCCTGGGGCGGTGTTCGAGACGGAGACCATCGCGCCTGACCCGGAGGACCATCCGTTCGCGGCGTTGAAGGCGCTCCAGGACAAGAAGAAGGGCCGATAGCTCGCGCATTCCCCGTGCGAATCCTTGCGGCGGGCCGTGAGGTAGTTTGCCGGATGCATTGAGAATTCGTCATATCCATCTGATGTATATGACATTTATGTGAATTTGCGACCTCTCAGCCAGATCGACCTGAATCCAAAAGGCTGGGGGCAGGAGGTTGTTTCGGGATAACAAAACGCTATTGTCGCGCCCCGGTCCGGGTGCGACGTCGCGCTTGGCCGGTCGCCATGTCCATGGCGAACCCATTTTGCGGCCCCGATCGTTGACGACCGCACCAGACCAGGTTTCCGGGACTTTCATGCCTAGCAAGGTTCGTATCGCGCTTGACGCCATGGGGGGCGACGTCGGCGCCGCTGTGGTCATTCCAGGCGCTGCCATCTCGCTCGGCAGGCATCGCGAGACCGAATTCCTGCTGGTTGGCGACCGCGCGCGGATCGAGCCCGAACTCGAGAAACACCCCGCGCTCAAGGCCGCCTCCCGAATCATCCATACCGACGTCGCCGTCAGCATGGAGGACAAGCCGAGCCAGGCGCTGCGGCGCGGCCGCAAGACCTCCTCGATGTGGCTTGCCATCGATGCGGTGAAGAAGGGCGAGGCCGATGTCGCCGTCTCCGCCGGCAACACCGGCGCGCTGATGGCGATGTCGCGCTTCAACCTGCGCACGTTGCCGGGCATCGACCGTCCGGCCATCGCCGGGATATGGCCGACCAAGCGTGGCGATTCCGTCGTGCTCGATCTTGGCGCCACCATTGGCGGCGATTCTCACCACCTCGTATCGCTTGCGATCATGGGAGCGGCGATGGCAAGCGTGCTGTTCAACAATCCGCGTCCGACGGTTGGCCTGCTCAATATCGGGACCGAGGAGATCAAGGGCCACGAGGAGATCCGCGAGGCCGGCGAAACGCTGCGCGCGATGAACCTGCCGGAGCTCGACTATCTCGGTTTCGTCGAGGGTGATGGCATCGGCAAGGGCCGCGCCGACGTGATCGTGACCGAGGGATTTAGCGGCAACATCGCGCTCAAGGCCGCCGAGGGAACCGCACGCCAGATGGCGGAACTGCTCCGCAACGAGATGCAGCGGAGCTGGCTGTCCAAGCTCGGCTATCTCTTTGCACGGGGCGCCTTCCAGGCCCTGCGCGATAAAATGGACCCCAACAAATCCAATGGTGGGGTGTTCC is part of the Bradyrhizobium commune genome and harbors:
- the plsX gene encoding phosphate acyltransferase PlsX, whose protein sequence is MPSKVRIALDAMGGDVGAAVVIPGAAISLGRHRETEFLLVGDRARIEPELEKHPALKAASRIIHTDVAVSMEDKPSQALRRGRKTSSMWLAIDAVKKGEADVAVSAGNTGALMAMSRFNLRTLPGIDRPAIAGIWPTKRGDSVVLDLGATIGGDSHHLVSLAIMGAAMASVLFNNPRPTVGLLNIGTEEIKGHEEIREAGETLRAMNLPELDYLGFVEGDGIGKGRADVIVTEGFSGNIALKAAEGTARQMAELLRNEMQRSWLSKLGYLFARGAFQALRDKMDPNKSNGGVFLGLNGLVVKSHGGISAEGFAYAIDVGYEMVKFDLLNKINQMLNREGGALNSVQTAQEAVS